From Rhizobium favelukesii, the proteins below share one genomic window:
- the lptB gene encoding LPS export ABC transporter ATP-binding protein, with translation MSGRSGPQAAAETPAGDKSRYQGTLIARGLTKTYSTRRVVNGVSLVVRRGEAVGLLGPNGAGKTTCFYMITGLVPVDEGTIEIDGNDVTTMPMYRRSRLGVGYLPQEASIFRGLTVEENIRAVLEVHINNRAAREKKLDELLDEFHIRKLRKSAAVSLSGGERRRLEIARALATDPTFMLLDEPFAGVDPISVADIQHLVHHLTARGIGVLITDHNVRETLGLIDRAYIIHAGEVLTHGRANDIVNNPEVRRLYLGDNFSL, from the coding sequence ATGTCCGGCAGGTCCGGCCCCCAAGCGGCTGCTGAGACCCCGGCCGGTGACAAAAGCCGTTACCAGGGCACGCTGATTGCGCGCGGTCTGACCAAGACCTATAGCACCCGGCGTGTCGTGAACGGCGTGTCGCTGGTCGTTCGACGCGGCGAGGCCGTTGGCCTGCTGGGTCCGAACGGCGCCGGCAAGACGACCTGCTTCTATATGATCACCGGGCTTGTGCCCGTTGACGAGGGTACGATCGAGATCGACGGCAATGACGTTACGACGATGCCGATGTATCGCCGTTCGCGACTGGGCGTTGGCTACCTGCCTCAGGAAGCCTCGATCTTCCGCGGTCTGACTGTTGAAGAAAACATTCGCGCGGTTCTGGAAGTGCATATCAACAACAGGGCTGCGCGCGAGAAGAAGCTCGATGAACTGCTCGACGAGTTTCACATTCGCAAGCTGCGCAAGAGCGCGGCCGTGTCGCTTTCCGGTGGTGAGCGTCGCCGCCTCGAAATCGCCCGCGCACTGGCGACCGATCCTACCTTCATGCTCCTCGACGAGCCGTTTGCGGGCGTCGATCCGATCTCTGTCGCTGACATCCAGCATCTCGTTCATCATCTGACGGCGCGCGGCATCGGCGTGCTGATCACCGACCACAATGTGCGCGAGACGCTGGGGCTGATCGACCGCGCCTATATCATCCATGCTGGCGAAGTCCTGACGCATGGTCGTGCCAACGACATCGTCAACAATCCGGAAGTGCGCCGCCTCTACCTGGGCGACAATTTCAGTCTTTGA
- a CDS encoding hybrid sensor histidine kinase/response regulator: MQGLGQLHEKLAAAFGRPTAHREGERGSDAAAHQTEFVSPQVQRNRVGRKLLSWWLGGLGLVAGSVLVAATQAGGPLLLSIGLGVAPLAFIVLLAILSTARQRSSRTYPTGVSSAWSQGAALFADIHDALGDITVTRHMDRRIIGANEAFRRLTGRLNPEGLTCEEIGIAFRPGTAPHRFEVEISTPEGQRIYFWRDVVTRDPADGRLLLQSIARDVTEERLTAQAREEARQKAEYNSAAKSRLLATVSHEIRTPLSGILGMTHLLTETRLTQEQQNYLTGIRQSGYALTQLVEDLLDFSTIEVGRFQLRPRAESLRKLLESVVEMLAHRAHEKGIEIGATVSSELPELMSFDPARLRQVLFNVIGNAVKFTQAGGVFVRASLQGNDVLISVTDTGPGMTEEEQNRIFGEFEQGGTPIEKSAGTGLGLSISARIMREFGGSLTVASEKGTGSEFSIRFPIDIPEESRGRHNAVLAGSVVLLLAPAGAARMAISETIATLGGDCHLVTDGTSARDMLLAMASRGRGPTDIIVDHRMSAEFADHLADRAEIAALGLRKIFLVNPEERNAHPLDLFDAWLIRPLREQSLIDVLRGRMRGMEKRDALNDNQPGFSVSIPEAGLQGGLRILLAEDDPINAMLIRAMLEKAGHTVEHVEHFETLLDRALSEGSVRPDIVISDLSMPGGDGIDMLGRLRGHERRLDVPPVPIIVLTADKRDESRRQVLLNGANRVMVKPVDPIRLLTEVQAVAALSARRAEAR, encoded by the coding sequence ATGCAAGGTCTCGGTCAATTGCACGAAAAACTTGCCGCCGCGTTCGGGCGGCCTACCGCTCATCGCGAAGGTGAGCGGGGTTCGGATGCTGCTGCTCATCAAACCGAGTTCGTTTCTCCGCAAGTCCAACGCAACCGCGTGGGCCGCAAGCTTCTGTCATGGTGGTTGGGCGGCCTTGGACTTGTTGCCGGCTCTGTCCTTGTCGCCGCAACGCAGGCGGGGGGCCCGTTGCTGCTTTCGATCGGCCTCGGCGTCGCCCCACTTGCCTTTATCGTCCTTCTCGCAATCCTTTCGACCGCCAGGCAGAGAAGTTCGAGGACGTACCCCACCGGCGTCTCCTCTGCATGGAGCCAGGGTGCGGCTCTCTTTGCCGATATCCATGACGCGCTTGGCGACATTACCGTCACGCGCCACATGGACCGGCGCATCATCGGCGCGAATGAGGCGTTTCGTCGGCTGACGGGCCGGCTCAATCCCGAGGGGCTAACCTGTGAGGAAATCGGCATCGCCTTTCGTCCCGGCACGGCGCCGCATCGCTTCGAGGTGGAGATTTCGACACCCGAGGGCCAGCGCATCTACTTCTGGCGTGACGTCGTTACCCGCGACCCGGCCGACGGACGGCTGCTGCTCCAGAGTATCGCTCGCGACGTCACCGAAGAACGGCTGACGGCACAAGCCCGCGAGGAGGCCCGGCAGAAAGCCGAATACAACAGCGCCGCCAAATCGCGCCTGCTTGCCACCGTCAGCCATGAGATCCGCACGCCGCTATCCGGCATCCTCGGCATGACGCATCTGTTGACCGAAACCCGACTGACGCAGGAACAGCAGAACTATCTCACAGGCATCCGCCAATCCGGCTATGCCTTGACACAGCTGGTCGAAGACCTCCTTGACTTCTCGACCATCGAGGTTGGTCGTTTCCAGCTGCGTCCGCGGGCGGAATCGCTTCGCAAGCTGCTTGAGAGCGTCGTCGAAATGCTCGCCCACCGCGCCCATGAAAAAGGTATCGAGATCGGGGCGACGGTTTCTTCCGAGTTGCCGGAACTCATGAGCTTCGATCCGGCACGCCTGCGTCAGGTCCTCTTCAACGTCATCGGCAACGCCGTGAAATTCACGCAGGCGGGCGGTGTTTTCGTGCGGGCATCGCTGCAGGGCAACGACGTCCTGATCAGCGTCACCGACACCGGGCCCGGCATGACCGAGGAAGAACAGAACCGCATCTTCGGCGAGTTCGAGCAGGGTGGAACGCCGATCGAGAAGAGCGCCGGGACGGGTCTTGGCCTCTCGATTTCCGCCCGCATCATGCGCGAGTTCGGCGGCTCGCTTACGGTGGCCAGCGAGAAAGGAACCGGCAGCGAATTCAGCATCAGGTTTCCGATCGACATTCCGGAGGAAAGCCGCGGTCGCCACAACGCCGTGCTTGCCGGCAGCGTCGTGCTGCTGCTGGCGCCTGCCGGTGCGGCGCGCATGGCGATATCAGAGACGATCGCAACGCTCGGCGGCGATTGCCACCTGGTCACAGATGGCACGAGCGCGCGTGACATGTTGCTCGCCATGGCGTCGCGCGGCCGCGGGCCGACTGACATCATCGTCGACCACCGCATGTCGGCAGAGTTCGCCGACCACCTCGCCGACCGTGCCGAGATCGCGGCACTCGGTCTACGCAAGATCTTCCTGGTCAACCCCGAAGAGCGCAACGCCCATCCCCTCGACCTGTTCGACGCCTGGCTGATACGGCCGCTGCGCGAACAGTCGCTGATCGACGTGCTGCGTGGGCGGATGCGCGGGATGGAAAAGCGCGATGCGTTGAACGACAACCAGCCCGGGTTCAGCGTCTCCATCCCCGAAGCCGGGCTCCAGGGCGGGCTGCGCATTCTGCTCGCGGAAGATGACCCGATCAACGCTATGCTCATTCGGGCAATGCTCGAAAAGGCCGGCCATACCGTCGAGCACGTCGAACATTTCGAGACGCTTCTCGACCGTGCGCTATCAGAGGGAAGCGTACGCCCCGATATCGTGATCAGCGATCTTTCCATGCCGGGCGGCGACGGTATCGATATGCTTGGCCGGCTACGCGGCCATGAGCGCCGACTCGATGTTCCGCCCGTCCCGATCATTGTACTGACCGCCGACAAGCGCGACGAATCCCGTAGACAAGTCTTGCTGAATGGTGCAAACCGCGTCATGGTAAAGCCGGTTGACCCGATAAGGTTGCTGACGGAAGTCCAAGCTGTTGCTGCGCTTTCGGCCCGCCGCGCGGAAGCGCGGTAG
- a CDS encoding class I SAM-dependent methyltransferase, translating into MRQKERRPGLKSAAGPSGGRRADDRGTRPAKPAPGLEKVREPASVPGAIDRPLMARTGERPAERVPVILESLGAGDFHLIDSGNGEKLEQYGPYRIVRPEGQALWQPSLPKQVWEKVDAVFTGDTDEEGTGRWRFPKEALGETWPLNLLGVDFYGRFTSFRHVGVFPEQIVHWTWMKQQVEAAGRPLKVLNLFGYTGVASLVAAAAGAEVTHVDASKKAIGWARENQALSRLEKAPIRWICEDAMKFILREERRGNSYDIILTDPPKFGRGPNGEVWHLFEHLPLMLDICREILSPKAVGLVLTAYSIRASFYSIHELMRETMRGAGGAVESGELVIREAGLDGKAPGRALSTSLFSRWVPK; encoded by the coding sequence GTGAGACAGAAAGAACGCCGGCCGGGCCTGAAATCCGCCGCCGGCCCCTCCGGCGGACGCCGCGCCGACGATCGAGGCACACGCCCGGCGAAGCCAGCGCCGGGCCTTGAGAAGGTGCGCGAACCGGCCTCCGTGCCTGGCGCCATCGACCGGCCCCTGATGGCGCGTACGGGCGAGCGTCCGGCCGAACGCGTGCCCGTCATCCTCGAATCCCTTGGCGCAGGCGACTTCCATCTGATCGACAGCGGCAACGGCGAAAAGCTGGAGCAATACGGGCCCTACCGGATCGTGCGCCCGGAAGGCCAGGCGCTGTGGCAGCCATCGTTGCCAAAGCAGGTCTGGGAAAAGGTCGATGCCGTCTTCACCGGCGATACCGACGAGGAAGGCACAGGGCGCTGGCGCTTTCCCAAGGAAGCGCTCGGCGAGACCTGGCCGCTCAATCTGCTCGGTGTGGATTTCTACGGCCGCTTCACGTCTTTCCGCCACGTCGGCGTCTTTCCCGAGCAGATCGTCCACTGGACCTGGATGAAGCAGCAGGTCGAGGCCGCCGGGCGGCCGCTGAAGGTGCTGAACCTCTTCGGCTACACCGGTGTCGCCTCCCTGGTTGCGGCAGCCGCCGGCGCGGAGGTCACGCATGTGGACGCTTCCAAGAAGGCAATCGGTTGGGCGCGCGAAAACCAGGCGCTGAGCCGGCTGGAGAAGGCGCCGATCCGCTGGATCTGCGAGGACGCGATGAAGTTCATCCTGCGCGAGGAACGCCGTGGCAACAGCTACGACATCATCCTCACCGACCCGCCGAAATTCGGCCGCGGACCGAATGGCGAGGTTTGGCATCTCTTCGAGCATCTGCCGCTGATGCTCGATATCTGCCGCGAGATCCTGTCTCCGAAGGCGGTTGGGCTGGTGCTCACGGCCTATTCGATCCGGGCCAGCTTCTATTCGATCCATGAACTGATGCGCGAGACGATGCGCGGCGCCGGCGGGGCCGTCGAATCCGGCGAGCTCGTCATTCGCGAGGCCGGACTGGACGGCAAAGCGCCGGGACGCGCACTCTCCACCTCCCTCTTCTCCCGCTGGGTGCCGAAATGA
- the lspA gene encoding signal peptidase II, protein MTEQTLERPTLFARPLPILVFIIIAVVLDQIVKIVVDHTLPLQEPVHLIPMLALYRTYNLGVAFSMLSGMDGWFIVGMRLIIVAFVIWLWHRTGKQRTFAHLGYALIIAGALGNLIDRFLYGHVIDYILFHTETWSFAVFNLADSFITIGAGCVILDELIQPKNADR, encoded by the coding sequence ATGACCGAACAGACGCTAGAACGCCCGACACTGTTTGCCCGCCCGTTGCCGATCCTGGTCTTCATCATCATCGCCGTCGTGCTCGACCAGATCGTCAAGATCGTCGTCGACCATACGCTGCCGCTGCAGGAGCCGGTGCATCTCATCCCGATGTTGGCCCTCTACCGGACCTACAATCTCGGTGTCGCCTTCTCTATGCTGTCGGGCATGGATGGCTGGTTTATCGTCGGCATGCGCCTGATCATCGTCGCTTTCGTCATCTGGCTCTGGCATCGCACCGGCAAGCAACGCACCTTCGCCCATCTCGGCTATGCGCTGATTATCGCCGGTGCGCTTGGCAACCTGATCGATCGTTTCCTCTACGGTCACGTGATCGACTACATCCTGTTTCATACCGAAACATGGTCGTTCGCCGTCTTCAACCTGGCCGACAGTTTTATCACCATCGGCGCGGGATGCGTGATTCTGGATGAGCTGATACAACCTAAAAACGCAGACCGTTAA
- a CDS encoding SRPBCC family protein — MDLTGEERITAPRDVVWAALNDPEVLKQCIPGCQSLEMKSPTELAAVVKVKIGPVSATFNGEVLLSNIKAPESYTISGEGKGGIAGFAKGGADVVLKDDGGETVLQYAAKAQVGGKIAQLGARLIDSTSTKLAQQFFSSFNAAVSAKAAE; from the coding sequence ATGGACTTGACCGGCGAAGAACGGATTACCGCTCCTCGGGATGTCGTATGGGCAGCGCTCAACGACCCTGAGGTATTGAAGCAGTGCATTCCGGGCTGTCAGAGCCTGGAGATGAAATCTCCGACCGAGCTGGCAGCGGTGGTGAAGGTCAAAATCGGTCCGGTTTCTGCAACGTTCAACGGCGAGGTCTTGTTATCCAACATCAAGGCGCCCGAAAGCTATACGATCTCGGGCGAGGGCAAGGGCGGTATTGCCGGTTTCGCCAAGGGGGGCGCCGATGTGGTGCTGAAGGACGACGGCGGCGAAACGGTCCTGCAATATGCGGCAAAAGCCCAGGTTGGTGGCAAGATCGCGCAGCTCGGTGCGCGATTGATCGACTCGACGTCCACGAAGCTGGCGCAGCAGTTCTTTTCCAGTTTCAACGCTGCTGTCAGTGCCAAGGCCGCAGAATAA
- the sppA gene encoding signal peptide peptidase SppA, whose amino-acid sequence MDSSMIADRRRLRRNVGFWRVVAVLLLVVLGFAAYRVFLGDIATSRPHVAHVTISGLITDDDELLERLKKIEKNDAVKAVVVSISSPGGTTYGGERVFKAIRAIAAKKPVVSDVRTLAASAGYMIATAGDMIIAGDSSITGSIGVIFQYPQVKPLLDKIGVSLEEIKSSPLKAEPSPFHPASEEAKAMINNMIVDSYGWFVDLVAERRKLPREEVQKLADGTIFTGRQALKIKLIDQIGGDDDIRAYLETRKVSKSLPEVDWDKKSSTSFLLADSASQILTLLGYDDLAKARDLGGILPQKLLLDGLLSVWQVGHD is encoded by the coding sequence ATGGACAGTTCGATGATCGCGGATCGCCGCAGGCTTCGCCGCAACGTCGGTTTCTGGCGCGTCGTCGCGGTATTGCTGCTTGTGGTATTGGGTTTCGCTGCTTACCGGGTATTCCTTGGCGACATCGCAACCAGCCGGCCGCACGTCGCCCATGTGACCATTTCCGGGCTGATCACCGATGATGACGAGCTGCTGGAGCGGCTGAAAAAGATTGAAAAGAACGACGCGGTGAAGGCCGTCGTCGTCTCCATTTCCTCGCCCGGCGGCACGACCTATGGCGGCGAGAGGGTCTTCAAGGCGATCCGCGCCATTGCCGCCAAGAAGCCTGTTGTATCCGACGTGCGCACGCTGGCTGCTTCCGCCGGCTACATGATCGCGACCGCCGGCGACATGATTATTGCCGGAGACAGCTCGATCACCGGCTCGATCGGGGTGATCTTCCAATATCCGCAGGTCAAGCCGCTGCTCGACAAGATCGGCGTTTCACTCGAGGAGATCAAATCCTCACCGTTGAAGGCCGAGCCCTCGCCATTCCATCCAGCGAGCGAAGAGGCCAAGGCCATGATCAACAATATGATTGTTGACAGCTATGGCTGGTTCGTCGATCTGGTCGCCGAACGCCGCAAGCTGCCGCGCGAGGAAGTGCAGAAGCTTGCCGATGGCACCATTTTCACGGGCCGCCAGGCACTCAAGATCAAGCTGATCGACCAGATCGGCGGGGATGACGATATCAGGGCCTACCTTGAGACACGCAAGGTCAGCAAGAGCTTGCCTGAGGTCGATTGGGACAAGAAGAGCAGCACGTCATTCCTGCTCGCAGACAGCGCGTCTCAGATCCTGACGCTGCTTGGCTACGACGATCTTGCCAAGGCTCGCGATCTCGGTGGAATCCTGCCGCAAAAGTTGCTCCTTGACGGGCTCCTTTCAGTTTGGCAGGTTGGCCATGACTGA
- a CDS encoding DUF1049 domain-containing protein, producing the protein MAKKITNLLIFLPLGIILIIFCVANRQIVTLAFNPFRPDDQVLSLSAPFFVFIFITLIIGILVGSAATWLTQGKYRKRARTEAKEAVHWQTEADRHKTRAEEIAGQLPSR; encoded by the coding sequence ATGGCGAAGAAGATCACCAACCTTTTGATTTTTCTGCCACTTGGAATCATCTTGATCATCTTCTGCGTCGCCAACAGGCAGATCGTGACGCTCGCCTTCAATCCGTTCCGGCCGGATGACCAGGTCCTTTCCCTGTCGGCGCCGTTCTTCGTGTTCATTTTCATAACGCTGATCATCGGCATTTTGGTCGGCTCTGCTGCGACCTGGCTCACCCAGGGCAAATACCGCAAGCGCGCGCGAACCGAAGCCAAGGAAGCCGTTCACTGGCAGACCGAGGCGGACCGCCACAAGACCCGAGCCGAGGAAATTGCGGGGCAACTGCCGTCGAGGTGA
- a CDS encoding S1C family serine protease, with product MNIDEILRSVVAVRSSIPEDAFTAGTLGTRREGSGVVIKPSGLVLTIGYLITEAEEVWLTTLDGRVIAAHPLAYDQETGFGLLQALGDIGLPALEFGDGAGASLGDPVVLADGIGQFVEARIVAKQEFAGYWEYLLDEAIFTTPAHPSWGGAALIDAEGKLLGIGSLRLQMSQNDEIADINMIVPINLLPPILDDLMTRGRVNKPPRPWLGAFSAESNGDVVVMSVADGSPAAQAGLRRGDIISEIRDGEVDGLADFYRKVWSSGPAGAEIPMRVLRDGREAWLRIRSADRNAFLRKPQLQ from the coding sequence ATGAATATCGACGAAATCCTGCGGTCAGTCGTGGCCGTTCGCTCCTCAATTCCGGAAGATGCCTTTACAGCAGGCACGCTCGGTACCCGCCGGGAAGGCAGCGGCGTCGTCATCAAGCCATCCGGACTGGTCCTCACCATCGGCTACCTGATCACCGAGGCCGAGGAAGTTTGGCTGACCACGCTTGACGGGCGCGTCATCGCAGCCCATCCGCTCGCCTATGATCAGGAGACCGGGTTCGGCCTGCTTCAGGCGCTGGGGGATATCGGCCTGCCGGCATTGGAATTCGGTGATGGCGCCGGAGCCAGCCTCGGCGACCCTGTCGTGCTGGCGGATGGCATCGGCCAGTTCGTGGAAGCCAGGATCGTGGCAAAGCAGGAGTTCGCCGGCTATTGGGAATATCTGCTCGATGAGGCGATCTTTACCACACCCGCCCATCCGTCCTGGGGCGGCGCCGCACTCATTGATGCCGAAGGCAAGCTGCTCGGGATCGGTTCACTGCGCCTGCAGATGAGCCAGAACGACGAGATTGCCGATATCAACATGATCGTGCCGATCAACCTGCTTCCGCCAATTCTCGATGACCTCATGACACGCGGCCGCGTCAATAAGCCGCCGCGACCGTGGCTCGGAGCCTTTTCCGCAGAGAGCAACGGCGATGTGGTTGTGATGAGCGTGGCTGACGGAAGCCCGGCGGCTCAGGCCGGCTTGCGGCGAGGCGACATCATTTCCGAGATCCGCGATGGCGAAGTCGATGGACTTGCCGATTTCTACCGCAAGGTCTGGAGCAGCGGCCCGGCCGGCGCGGAAATCCCGATGCGGGTGCTGCGCGACGGCCGTGAGGCGTGGCTGCGCATCAGGTCCGCCGATCGCAACGCTTTTCTGAGGAAGCCGCAACTGCAATAG
- a CDS encoding integration host factor subunit beta, which produces MIKSELVQIVAARNPHLYHRDVENIVNAVLDEITDALAAGNRVELRGFGAFSVKNRPSRSGRNPRTGDTVFVEEKWVPFFKTGKELRERLNPGQADEED; this is translated from the coding sequence GTGATCAAGTCCGAACTGGTGCAGATAGTTGCAGCCCGCAACCCGCATCTTTACCATCGCGACGTCGAGAATATCGTCAACGCGGTGCTCGACGAGATCACCGACGCGCTTGCGGCGGGCAACCGCGTCGAGCTGCGCGGATTCGGTGCGTTCTCTGTAAAGAACCGCCCGTCCCGCTCAGGCCGCAACCCACGTACCGGCGATACCGTTTTCGTCGAGGAGAAGTGGGTTCCCTTCTTCAAGACCGGCAAGGAACTGCGCGAGCGCCTCAACCCGGGACAGGCCGACGAAGAGGATTGA
- the lptC gene encoding LPS export ABC transporter periplasmic protein LptC — protein MLNTLNSSGRADYVRPQRSAYGAARFHSARVRRLKIILPIAAVAVSLVFIGVSVIRTYLPENIKIEGAKIENGKVVMEKPAISGRNSDGINYSMLAERALQDIKNPNLMTLEKIKAAVPMKDDLIARVEATAADYDRATDNLDVKSPFVILLSNGLTANFQSAKVDIKGGKLTSEDPVSIQKDTASIVAQSIKMTDKGRTITFEGNVRMNVDPSTIHKQGT, from the coding sequence ATGCTCAATACATTGAACTCCAGCGGAAGGGCTGACTACGTGAGGCCGCAGCGAAGCGCCTATGGCGCTGCGCGCTTCCATTCCGCACGTGTACGCCGCCTGAAGATCATACTTCCGATCGCAGCCGTTGCGGTGTCGCTGGTCTTCATTGGTGTTTCCGTAATTCGCACCTACCTGCCGGAGAACATCAAGATCGAGGGTGCCAAGATCGAGAACGGCAAGGTGGTGATGGAGAAACCCGCGATCTCGGGCCGCAATTCGGATGGGATCAACTATTCGATGCTGGCCGAGCGGGCGCTTCAGGATATCAAGAATCCCAACCTGATGACGCTTGAGAAGATCAAGGCTGCAGTGCCGATGAAGGATGATCTGATCGCCCGCGTCGAAGCGACGGCTGCAGACTACGACCGTGCGACCGACAATCTCGATGTCAAATCCCCCTTTGTCATCCTTTTGAGCAACGGGCTGACGGCCAACTTCCAGAGCGCCAAGGTCGACATCAAAGGCGGGAAGCTCACGAGCGAGGATCCCGTAAGTATTCAGAAAGATACCGCTTCTATTGTTGCGCAGTCGATCAAGATGACGGATAAGGGGCGGACGATCACATTCGAGGGGAATGTACGCATGAATGTCGATCCCTCCACTATTCACAAACAGGGCACTTAA
- a CDS encoding TrmH family RNA methyltransferase: MSHEHRGHGPHKVGHVKEVTSLANPIIKDIKALTNKKSREESGTFMAEGLKLVIDAIELGWTIRTLVYAKAAKGKPLVEQMAARTVASGGLVLEVSEKVISSITRRDNPQMVVGIFESRWKPLREIHPKQGETWIALDRVRDPGNLGTIIRTADAAGASGVILVGETTDPFSLETVRATMGSVFAVPVARATPEEFISWKKHAGVSVVATHLTGSVDYRTIDYKKRPVVILMGNEQSGLPEHLAKEADALARIPQQGRADSLNLAVASAVMLFEARRHLLSLDEAK, translated from the coding sequence ATGAGCCATGAACACCGGGGCCACGGCCCGCACAAGGTCGGGCACGTGAAAGAGGTCACTTCGCTCGCCAATCCGATCATCAAAGACATTAAGGCGCTGACGAACAAGAAGTCGCGCGAAGAGAGCGGCACCTTCATGGCCGAGGGGCTGAAGCTGGTGATCGATGCGATCGAGCTCGGCTGGACGATCCGCACGCTGGTTTACGCCAAGGCCGCCAAGGGCAAACCGCTGGTCGAGCAGATGGCGGCAAGGACCGTCGCCTCCGGCGGGCTGGTGCTGGAGGTCAGCGAGAAGGTGATCTCCTCGATCACCCGCCGCGACAATCCGCAGATGGTAGTCGGCATCTTCGAAAGCCGCTGGAAGCCGCTCCGCGAGATCCACCCGAAGCAGGGCGAGACCTGGATCGCCCTCGACCGCGTGCGCGACCCCGGCAATCTCGGCACGATCATCCGCACAGCCGATGCTGCCGGTGCCTCCGGCGTGATCCTTGTCGGCGAGACGACCGATCCCTTTTCGCTGGAAACGGTGCGCGCCACCATGGGCTCGGTGTTTGCCGTTCCCGTCGCCCGCGCGACACCGGAAGAATTCATTTCGTGGAAGAAGCATGCCGGCGTCTCCGTCGTCGCTACGCACCTGACAGGCTCGGTCGACTACCGGACGATCGACTACAAGAAGAGGCCCGTCGTGATCCTGATGGGCAACGAGCAGTCCGGCCTGCCAGAGCATCTTGCCAAGGAAGCCGACGCGCTTGCCCGCATTCCGCAGCAGGGCCGCGCCGACTCGCTCAATCTTGCCGTCGCGAGCGCCGTCATGCTGTTCGAGGCGCGGCGCCATCTCCTCTCACTCGACGAGGCCAAATGA
- a CDS encoding LptA/OstA family protein produces MTNDCRISTRKAGAVFLNGAVALLLLAGGALAQATTSQMDGLKLNRDEPIQIESDKLEIHDQEHTADFTGNVKVVQGKTTLQAGHMTVYYKPKGGDANAAPAAGAKDASASISSGNTDIDHIIVTDKVFLNSGTQTATADNGSFDMTKQLFILKGEKVVLTDGPNVFTGCQLTVHMETGQAQLDSCGGRVQIQLDPKSQKQN; encoded by the coding sequence ATGACAAACGATTGTCGCATTTCTACCCGCAAGGCGGGAGCAGTATTCCTCAACGGCGCGGTGGCGCTGCTGCTGTTGGCCGGAGGCGCATTGGCGCAGGCAACGACCAGCCAGATGGACGGCCTGAAGCTGAACAGGGACGAGCCGATCCAGATCGAGAGCGACAAGCTGGAGATCCACGATCAGGAACACACGGCCGATTTCACGGGCAATGTGAAAGTGGTGCAGGGCAAGACGACGCTGCAGGCCGGACATATGACGGTCTACTACAAGCCGAAGGGCGGCGACGCGAATGCGGCCCCGGCAGCCGGCGCCAAGGACGCTTCAGCGTCGATTTCATCGGGCAACACTGATATCGATCACATCATCGTGACGGACAAGGTGTTCCTGAACTCGGGCACGCAGACAGCCACCGCCGATAACGGCTCTTTCGACATGACCAAGCAGCTTTTCATCCTCAAGGGCGAAAAGGTTGTCCTTACCGATGGACCGAACGTCTTTACTGGTTGCCAGCTGACGGTGCACATGGAGACGGGACAGGCACAGCTGGATAGCTGCGGGGGGCGCGTCCAGATCCAGCTTGATCCGAAGTCACAGAAACAGAACTGA
- a CDS encoding GNAT family N-acetyltransferase, whose product MTDFSVQTKPQSVKWTIRSPRQSDLERLADIYLAVRRETFVWVDPASFRHEDFKAHTQGEHLWLAEAPNGEAAGFMTLWAPDDFIHMLYVSKFWRGQGIGAALLAALPDWPHKKYRLKCLVKNDRANAFYRSKGFIVTGSGTSAEGDYEEMSFYPAV is encoded by the coding sequence TTGACAGATTTCTCCGTCCAGACGAAGCCACAATCCGTAAAGTGGACGATCAGATCGCCACGTCAGTCGGATTTGGAGCGGCTTGCCGACATATATCTGGCTGTCCGCCGCGAGACGTTCGTGTGGGTTGATCCCGCCAGCTTCCGCCACGAGGACTTCAAAGCCCACACGCAGGGCGAACATCTGTGGCTCGCAGAGGCACCGAACGGCGAGGCCGCGGGTTTCATGACACTGTGGGCGCCGGACGATTTCATTCACATGCTTTATGTCAGCAAATTCTGGCGAGGGCAGGGGATCGGCGCTGCCCTGCTTGCGGCGCTGCCGGATTGGCCACATAAAAAGTATCGGCTGAAATGCCTGGTCAAGAACGATCGCGCGAACGCCTTTTATCGCTCCAAGGGGTTCATCGTCACGGGATCGGGCACGTCAGCGGAGGGCGACTATGAAGAGATGAGTTTCTATCCGGCCGTCTAG